The Apus apus isolate bApuApu2 chromosome 1, bApuApu2.pri.cur, whole genome shotgun sequence nucleotide sequence TAACACTTGCCATTGAGGTTAACTGCCTTGAACTCATAGCTGGAAATAAAGTATGTATTTACAGGATAAAAGTCCCAATGCCTATAAAACGTTCTAGATTATAGTGGTTTTGAAGCTGTTAAGTCTAAAGTTTTTGTCAATGTTTATAAGAAACAGTGGCTAAATGTGTGTGCCTTGCCTTTCTATCAACCATCAGTAATAATCACATAGATTTTTGCAGTTTATAAACAGTAGTTCCAGATATTGTGCTTCGGATTAATTCTAGATCTGGCAGTGTTAAGGAATCAGTACCAGAGAGTCCTAATGACGagactttttttgtctttgtctttATGGAGCAATAATGCTAGTTGTGGCAGGGGCTGTAGTCAAGAATGACAGACATTTTGTACACATGCTGCTGATCTGTTTATTTGTATGGACCAGAAGATTAAAGGCTGAGCTGTTCTGGCATCTAAGAAGGGTGTTAGCTAGAAGTGTATTGGCTGTATTAGATATTCTTAAAATGTAATGAAGCTCATGACTGAGTTTTTGTGCATATGCTAGCCTTCAGACCTCAGGGTACTCAATTGCTTTTGAAACACTGTAGAAAAAGTTTAATCTTAAATTCTGTCATGCAGTCTACCATTCATAGGATTTGGTAATGGATGTCCTGTATTGTTCTCTAAGCCTCAAAGTCCCAGATCTGCTTCTTCACACATCCACTGATCATAAGGGGTAGAAAGCTCCATAATCAACTCAAACATTGCTTTATAAATCATCCTTCTTCCTGATAAATTTCATTAGTATTCTTTGTCTGTGCAGAAGACAGAGGTTGGAAACCCAGTTGTTTGTGATTGAGCATGGCGGGGGATGTAAAAAGATTCACACGCATGCTACTGGAATGCAACAGCAATGACAAGCTATGTGGTAAGATTCACAGATTTCTTTAAGTGATAAGCTTGCACGTGCTGTGTAGGAAGGTCAGCTTTGCTAAAAAGAGGGCCAAGCCCTTTCCTTTGCTCCACCTGCATCCCAGCCCACATAGAATGATTTGACTGAGTTCTCCCTGTATAGTGTTTTGGGGTAGAAACTTTTAAGGGGATACAGACTTTGTGGTGGGATTCATCTCACATAATTTTAGCCATTTTCTAggagtccagttctggggtccccaacataagaaggccatggagctcctggagagagtccagaggagggccatgaagatgatcgGAGGGCTAGAGCATGTCTCCAGTGCAgagacaggctgacagagttggggttgttcaacctggagagaaggctccagggagacctcactgcagccttccagtacctgaagggagtgtacaggaaagctggggaggggcttttacaAGGGCACGTAGCAagaggagaaggggtaatgtATTAAAACTGGAAtaggggagatgtaggttagacattaggaataactttttcactgtgagggtggtgagacactggaacaggttgcccatggaagatgtagatgccccatccctagaagtattcaaggccaggctagATGAAGATTTGAGCAACCTCctgtagtgggaggtgtccctgcccatggcaggagggttggaactagatgatctttaaggtcccttccaaccaaaaccattctatgattctattattcaaTTTCTACTTTAAATGAGACACAGTATAGTGATCGAATATTCCCTGGTGTTTCCCTAAGGACAAGTCTTGCGAGATTTCAGTTTTGTGACTTTCTTTCATTTTCGGGATCTTGCCTACAAATCTGGGGACCTAAGAGACTTGGTTACCTGCAAAATCCTTGTTAATTTCAATGTCTTCTGGTCAAGTTCAAACCAGATGACCAGGCCCTCTTTTCTTGAAAGTGCTTCCTATAATACTAGTGGAAGTAGCTGAATCTGTAAGTGCACAGTAATATgcagctccctcctctccctctggcAGGCCAACTCTGTTTAATTGGTGGGTGATACTTGCACATGGCTAAAATTCCTAGCATCTGTAATAAGGCATTTAAGTAAGTGACCTTACGTGCAGGAGCTACAGTGGTTTCTTGCAGTTTACATTCTCGGCACCTTTGAAAAATAGGATGGCAGCACTAACAGAATTCAGCTGTTGTTCCAAGGAGCAGAGAATAGATACACATACTTTTGGGGTTGAAAGTTAATTAAATGCATCCCTGCCAATGCAtgggagttggatctagatgattgttaaggtctcttccaatccaaaccattctatgattctattgttCTATTATTACTGCTTTGTTATACAGAACCAATGTGCATCAGGCAGTGCTGCTTATTCCTTGGCTTCCcgctttctttttctgctgataGTTGTGCGTGAATACCAGACCGAAGTGATTGTTGTCCCAGTTCtccttgtgggtttttttgtcatcttGCTAACTGTGATCCTTTGGCTCCACTGTCGAGGCTTGCGAGCAAAGCAGGAGCAATCATCATCATCTGGACACCAAggtaaaaaaacattttccaaccAGAAGACAGACTGTTGGTTTCAGTGGCCAGAAGCCAATCCCATTTCTCCATTGCTTGAGCTGTTAGGCAATAGCATTTATGGAGAGCCTGAGTGGTATTCAGCAATCTGGTAAACATTAGAAAAACTGGGAACCCTGTTTTACTCCACTTGCAGTAGCAGTAGTGGAATCAGTAGTATAGATAGATCTGAGAAAACCTAAAGCAACACACCATGTAGGCTGACCAATGTACTGGAGTAACCACTTGAGAGCTGCAAAGTGTGTTTATGTAGCAGCTTTCTAGATGCTACTGCATGGAAAGTATGCCTGGGGTAATTCTGAATGACAGTCACACCTACTTAATCCATTTTCTGTACTGTCATctaagaaattttatttcaagctgCTGTCTACCACTTCGTAttggaaaaatgagaaatagaaCAGGGAGTGGTGAGGGGATAGGGAAAGGTTTGTTGGTAATGCAAGCAGGTGTTGCAGTGTGGAAATGAAAATCCAGTTCTGAAcgtattttggttttgtagaGGAGAAAGTCTATATAAAGGGAAATAATTGAGAACAAAATAAGGCCTTTGTGAGAACACCCTGTGCACATCACTTTCATAACAACTGGTAGctggtaataaaataaaatggttgtTTCTTCAGCACATGGGAATCAAGTACAAATGCATCTTATCTAGGAAGTTTACATAGTTAAATACAGTAGAGATCTCCAGGCTCGTTTTGGTTTAGAGTGGGAGATAAATTCCTTCACCTCTTCAAGGGCCAAAATAAGTAATATACAATAACGTTTCCTTACTTTGTCTTGATTCAACAGTATGGAGCAAAAATTAGAGGATATGCTGATCACTGCCACCTGCTGCAAGAGTTCATCTGTCCATTTTTATGCCTaatgtgtatttgtttttgtCAGCAAATGAAAAGAATCAACAGGAATCTAACTCAACAGACAACCATGATATCCAACTGAGTGAGACACCTGTGGAGAGCCTGCTAAGTTCTGCATCCTTGACTCTGAAAGAACTGGAGATACCACGAGAGAAATTCTCACCAGGCACCTTGCAACTGATAAAACATGGTCGCTATGGGAGCATCTacagagcacagctggaaaCTGGGAACCCCCGGAAGACTAAGACTGTGGTATTGAAAGCTTTACAAGGTAAGGCACGTCGCCAGGAACCTCTTTGGTACAGAGCTTTGTCATCATTACTTGGCAAGAACAAGCTGTGTTCAGTATCATGTTATCTAGTCAGAGTGGCATTTTGGTAAGTGTCTTGGTAGACTAAAGAATATTGCTGTTCAGCTGCCTCCattgcctttttgtttgtttgtttgttttgttttgttagttttggggttgtttgttttattttgcttgttctttCAGACCTGGCTAGTCCTCAGAAAGTGAAGGATTTCCTGGGAAGGATTCAGTTCCATCAAAATCTTGGCCATCATGAGAACCTGGTTGAACTGATTGGGTGCTGTGTAGACAAGCTTCCACTTTATATGATCATGGAAGATGTATCTCTTGGTGACCTGTTGACATTTCTGTGGACATGTCGGAAGGTGAATCAAAAGAAGTGATTATAAGTTCATAATTCATAGATTGTTCTTTTAATCTCTCCATGTATCCATCTATATAAATGTAAACTATTTCCGTCCCCCaaagaatcactgaatcacagaatggtaggggttggaagggacctctggagatcatctggtccaccACTCCTGCTAGAGCATGGTCCTCTAGAGCAGAgtacacaggaacacatccaggcaggttgTGAATGTCTCCTtggatggagattccacaacgcccctgggcaacctgttccagtgctctgttaccctcagagtaaagaagtactTTCttagatttaggttaaacctcctgtgtacctgtttgtgaccattgcctcttgttctgtcactggacaccactgagaagagtctgaccccATCCTCCTTACACTCACCCTCTcaatatttataagcattgatgagatccccccttAGCATCATTTCTCTAAGttgaacagacccagctctcagcctttcctcatatggtagatgctccagtcctttAATTATCTtggtggccctgtgctggactctctccagtagttccttgtcattcttgaactggggagcccagaactgcacacaggtgaggcctcaccagggcagagtagagggggaggatgacctccctcgacctgctggccatatgcttcctaatgcaccccaggatggcactggacctcttggctgtgagggcacattgttggctcatcATCAGCCAGTTGTCCACCATTACTCCCAGGTGATTTtcccaaagctgctttccagcaggccAGCCCCTAACCTAATATTGGTGCATGGTTCTTCCCCAGGTGGAgtactctacacttgcccttattgaacttcattaggtttctcCCCACACAACTCCccaacctgtccaggtcactCAGGATGGCAACACAGTCTTCTGGCATGTCAGCCAATCCAGgtagttttgtatcatcaggGAACTTCCTAATGATACACTCTATCCTTTCATCCAGGTAATTgctgaacaggactggacccagtactgacccctggggtcaccactagtcacaggcctccagctggactcagccccactgaccacaactctctgggctttGTCTTTCAGCCAGTTcccaatccatctcactacccaATCCTCCAATCCACACTTCTAAAGTTTGGCTGTAAGGATGCCATGGGAGACAGTATTTGAAAGCCCTCCTGAGGTCAAGGAAGGCCGCATCAACTGCCCTCCCCTTGTCTATCCATCTAGTTATACCATCATAAAAGCCTATCAGATTGTTCaagcatgacttccccttggagaatccatgctgactactcctgataactCTCCTCTCCTCAACATACTTGTATGGCACAAAATaagctgttccatcacctttccagggatggaggtaagGCTGACCAGCCTAAAGTTACCCAGGTCtttcttaatgcatttttttgaaGATTGGGGTGACATTGGCTTTCCTctagtcctcaggcacctctcctgttctccaggaattttcaaagatgatggaaagCCATAGTTCTAAACAAGTCTAAACTGGAATGGAATCAGTGGATATCCTGATTGATATGATAATAATTTGGAGAAGTTGATAGACTTTTGTAAATCAAAGTCCTGCTTTGCAGATTGTTGGAGTGAGAGTTGGTACAGCTACCTGAGCTTCCAAAAAGTTTTCAATAATGTCCCACTCCAaatgcttttaagaaaacagcagttatGACACCAGGGAGAATGTCATTGAATGATAACTAATTCATTAAAGGACAGGAAACAGAGCATAAAAGTGAAAGGTTTAACTTGCACAGAGGGAGGTTCATGAAGTTCTGCTTGTATATATGCTAGGACCTGGTGCTGTTCATGGCGTATATGACAGTGAGGTGATGAAGGTTGCCAATGAGACCAGCCAGTAAAGATAATGGTTGACCTTGAAGAATTGCAGAAGGATCTTCCAAGACTGAGAGACTGGCCAATAAAAAGAACAGATGAAATCCAGCAtagttaaaatgaaattatgcaCATGTAGAAAAGCAATCCTAGCTTCACATATGTAATGATGGCCTCGTATCTGCCCATTGGTGATAAGGAGTAAAATCATAGGACCAACTGTATGAAAATATGCAGGAAATATGCAGGAATGACACGGGAAAACTATAGTGTATTtacctttttctgtttttctcatatGGGTATCCAAGTAGGGTCACTGGTACAGGCAGAGTAGTAAAAGAGATGGACTGGTAGTCTCATATGAGATAACCATTCATATGTTATAAATACGCTTTTCTACCATTCTGATTTATAATATAcctttctttcatctctttgtATTGTCATTCTTCACTGTCATTCTGCCCATTTCTGTCTAACCTATTAATCTTTTCTTCACCCTTACATTTACACACTTGTCTCCAGTATACTTGTCTTACCCAGCACACTGCCCATCCGTCAATATTAACCATCTGTGTACCCTTATATATATGACCAACTCTTAAATTAGCTGGGGGAGTATAAGATCATGATAGTTCTCATTTTATTAGATTGGAAGGAAACATTCCCCAATATTCTACAGCTATGGTATTTGTTTGATCCATAGTCAGCTCTTTTCTCTCTAGGATGTAATGACAATGGATGGTATCCCCTATGACCTCACTGAGAGGCAGGTATATGAAGTTGGACAGCAGGTCGCAGCAGCTCTGGTAAGTATAGTCAcattcactgcatttttttccttcttgcttatTTGCGACACAAGTCTGCACGGTGACATGAGTCTTGGCTTAAGGACAGAGGATGTGCTTTGTTAAAACTGAGCCAAATATGCTTGCTTTATCTTGGTGAGCATCCACCTCTATTCCACAGAGTGGAAGACAGGCACAAACTAAGTGAAAATTTCTGTCaattaaaattcattttgaaattattatggCTTCTTTCTTTGCCAACTTTCCAGGCTTTCCTTGAACAGAAGAAGTTGTTCCATGGTTACATTGCTGCCAGGAATGTCCTCCTTCATCACAACTTCACTGCTAAACTCTGTGGTTTGGGTCTGGCCTATGAAACTCACACATATGGTGCCAACTCAGTCACACAGATTGTTCCAGTCAAGTGGCAAGCACCAGAGCGGCTCCTGAAGAAGCCCCCCAGCATCAAGGCAGACATGTATGATTTAATTTTTGCACTAGAAGTTCATCTGTCTGTCAGGCCTATCTCTTTCACTTCCTTATGTATCATTTTATGTCTTGAGGTTCACTGTAGGGCATATATTCTCAGCATAATGCTCTGCTTTATAGCtcattccttctcctttctgcaggTCATGCCTTGTTGTTATAATGTATTTAAACTAACTAGCTAGAATGGAAACTTGacattgctttgttttcttttcttgtagATGGTCTTTTGGAATTCTACTGTATGAAATGATTACATTAGGTAAGAAGActtaatgataataaaaaaaaaaaagaaagatatgtAATCTTGTAATTAACAAGACCCAAAATCTCAAATTTCAGAATGTAAAGTTGGACCATCTGAATAAGCATCCTCTTTTTTCTGACTTGCCGAGTCTTGACAATTCCTTTCAGACTTCCTGTCAGTGTGAATTGCAGTAGTAGAAAAAAGGATTTTGGTAGGGAAGGAATTATTATACAGAAGCTGCTATCTGCAACCATTATCTTACAGTTTTTATACTGTTATTCCTTTGGCTTCTCCAGGTGCTCCACCATATCCTGAGGTGCCACCGTCTGACATTTTATCATACCTGCAGAGACAGAACATTATGAAGCAGCCCTCAAGCTGCCAGCAAGCCATGTAAGCCACTTGTTTTATGAACAATTGAACTTGAGCTCTACAGAGCTAAATGTGAATGAGACATACAAAACCAGCTCTTACAGTATATTTCCAAGCCTAGACTGTACAAAACAGAAACCTGTTAGCTGAGGAGACTTGTTCTCACGTCTGCCACATCTCCTTACTGGATTCTGCTGCATGAAACCTTGATTGCCAAAACCTTTATTTCCTGGTTTTGAAAAttgcttacatttctttttccttgtctgcCCTTGCATTTTGTTGCTCCACTGCTTCCCTGCAAGGTGCAGGACTATTCTGGAATAATCTTTCTCCTCTAAGTTACAGGATTCTCCCTGAAGTTAACAAAGCATCCACAGGGAAGGTCTAACGCATTATATATCCTTTTGTGaagctatatttttttttaatatttggaggctttttcttccATAATGCTGTTTCAAAAGGAAATACCAAACAATCTTTTTCCCTTGTTCTGTACTCCCAGTTGACATCCTGGCAAAAAATGGCATGCCTTTGTCCCCACACATTATCATGTGGTTGCAAATTTCAGAGGGCCATTGAAATAACTTTATGTGAAGCAGAAAGAGAGGTTTCTAGGCATTTTAAAGATGAGATGACCTGACTGTAGTAAAACTTTGTGTTGGTGTTTCTCATTCCCTGTGCTTTCTCACTTCTCCATCTTACAGGTATGGCATAATGAAATCCTGCTGGCAGTGGAATGCAACTAACCGGCCTTCTCCAGCAGATCTGATTCAGTGCCTAGAGAGAGCTATGAAGACTAGCAATGACCATGCAGTACTGCGGGTGCCTGAGCTAGTGGTGCCTGAACTCTATGCTGATGTTGCTGGTGTCAATGTGCACAGCCTAGTGATTGAATACACTATACTCTGAAGGACCCTTTCACATGTTGGTAATGGGGTTTGTCCTTTCTCGACACTTTGTGTCTCTAGGACAACTCTCTGTGACACAACTCTACATGGGACTAGTCTACATGGGACAACTCTACGCAGGTCAACACAGCTCCTTTGATGTAGTTTCCTTTATCTCATAATTACAGGCAAATGCTGCCAGTCCTCCCTTGGTGCACTGCAAGCTCTGCAAAGCCCTTGTGCATTGATGGGGCTGATCACCTGAGTGCCTGGCAGCAAGTGATCTCTTATGGGAGTTAGAGGGGGATGATCACCAGTGAACTCTTTTCTACCATGCCTGCAGTACACATCACCTTAGGAGTAGGAGGAGAAGGTGTGCGGGCAGGGGGTTACGCATCAGGGGAGGTGgaggggtgtgtgggggggttccccagcaggggagcagctgcaggctcagctctgGGTCTGGGGGGGAAGCCATctgagctctgcctggcagGAGAGCCTGCTGGTTTGTTGGCCTcagcttggttttttttcctcgtatttttggggggggtttgttgttttttctaaattgaGGGACTTCTGGGCATGGCATCCTACCACCCAGAATCCTCCTCAGCCCCTGGCAACCAGGAATGTCAGGAGCCCACAGTCCCCACTGCCATGGCTCTCCTTCCCTGTCTGCACAACGTGCACAGCAGAACCAGCAGTGGAGCAGCCCTAGGGGCTCAGCAGGGGCCgtggagcagctgcctgctccatgGCTTCCCAAGAAAAAACTCTCCTGTAGTTCTCCCCACATGCCTTGTATCACGCTTGCGTGTTACCTGGCTGCACTTAAGCTGaccaaaattttaattttgtatgtcACATTTGATGTAGCTGCCTTTATCTCATTGTTATATTTAATGTTCTCTCCTAGAATTTAATtaccattattttaattattgcaCATTTGATGtagttgcctttatctcataATTTAAGTATTACTTTATTAATGAGTCACCAGAAATGGCTGTAAAGCAAGGTGGACACCTCTGATGGCTGAGCACAATGAAGGCATGTGATTAATCGACTAGCACAAATTGAAGAAATACCACAAAGCAGATGAGCATATTTAAAAGACTGTGTCCAATTGCAGTGATACAAGCCCCATAGAATACTTGCATGTCATGTCTGACacctataaattattttaataaaatattttctgatggTTTactattgcattttttttacatttccaaaTTTCACTGCCTATAGGTGAGCAGAAACAGGTCTAGGACAGTTCATCTGAGCACACTGGGTTGGCCACACCAAGTTGTCCTAGACCCTCTGCTGGTAACGTAGAGATGGCTGCAGAGAGCTGTCCCATTCTGACATTTCGCAGGCTCAGAATGAGGTGTTTATGTGGAGAGGGAtccctttgtttttcaaacatgTATATAAGATAACTATCTCCTCCATGCCAGAAACAAGCTGTTTTCACTATTATTATTAAATCAACCAGTTTATATAATTCTGCTAGTGGTAATTTGGGAGTGAAGTGAGCTTAGGAAGCCATAGAAAATATGAGAAACTTGAGTTAAAGCACTGTATTTGGTTTGTGTGACAAGATTTGGTTAGCAGAGTGCTACAGGGGtgcaggggtggcttctgtgagatgATGCTAGAAGCTTCCCCTATGTCCAATAGAGCCAGTTTCAGCCAGTTCCGAAATGGACCTGTCACTGGCTaaagctgagcccatcagcaacATTGGTAGTGCCTCTGTGACAGCATATTTaagaaatggtaaaaaataCTGTGCAACAGTAGCCAGAGAGAgaagtgagaatatgtgagagaagCGGCCCTGCAGACAGccaggtcagtgaagaaggagggggaggaggtcGTCCACACCCATGAGCAGATTATTTCCCgtggtgaggcaggctgtcctgcagcccatggaggtccacagtggagcagatatccacctgcagcccatggaggtccacagtggagcagatatccacctgcagcccatggaggaccccatgctAAACCAGGTGGATGCCAGGAGGTTGTGACCCCATGGGAAGCTCCACACCAGAGCAGGCTTCTAGCAGGACCAGTGAACCCACAGAGAAAAGAGCCCACActgcagcaggtttgctggcatgtggtttgggcccaacacaacaacaaagaaacagccacatggccactcaTTCAACTCcccatacacacatacacactgtgggatggggagaacAAAGGCCACCTAGAAgttcatgggtcaagacaaaggacaagaagggttcttcactgactaaggacacaggcaaaacagactcaacttggtgaaaaaagaatttaatttcacactaatcaaatgcacacaggacacagacaacacaaagaacaGTGCTTACCTccacccctctcttcttcctggcccaaattactttgctccaaatttctttctctccttcccctcagtggcacagggggacaggagatggggtttagagtcacttcacaggctggtggttcctgctgctccttcctcctcaggaagaaggattccttacagtcctgccctgcttccccacggggtccctcccatgacagagagtcctccaccagcctctccttcatgagtccttcccacgaggtccagagctgctccagcctgggcttcccacagagtcaggggctgcttcgggaacagccacctcccctggccctggggtcttccacagctgcataatcagagtccactggcagcaaatccgagtccactggccacaaaatccaagtccagtggccaagttaACCCCTCttggcgccttcagggaatgttccaccatgttcctccatgaatacaggggcacagctgccatctcgccatggcttgcagggaaacttctgcttgggcaccttcttccccttcatcATAAACCACCAGGATCTTCATCTCAGCATTGCCTTTTTGTCTCTCCAGCTCaggtcttctttcttttctacctctttagtgcttctctgctcaggtcaGTTCTAGTCTGTTCTTGAAGTCTTCTGCTGATCTGCT carries:
- the STYK1 gene encoding tyrosine-protein kinase STYK1; translated protein: MAGDVKRFTRMLLECNSNDKLCVVREYQTEVIVVPVLLVGFFVILLTVILWLHCRGLRAKQEQSSSSGHQANEKNQQESNSTDNHDIQLSETPVESLLSSASLTLKELEIPREKFSPGTLQLIKHGRYGSIYRAQLETGNPRKTKTVVLKALQDLASPQKVKDFLGRIQFHQNLGHHENLVELIGCCVDKLPLYMIMEDVSLGDLLTFLWTCRKDVMTMDGIPYDLTERQVYEVGQQVAAALAFLEQKKLFHGYIAARNVLLHHNFTAKLCGLGLAYETHTYGANSVTQIVPVKWQAPERLLKKPPSIKADIWSFGILLYEMITLGAPPYPEVPPSDILSYLQRQNIMKQPSSCQQAMYGIMKSCWQWNATNRPSPADLIQCLERAMKTSNDHAVLRVPELVVPELYADVAGVNVHSLVIEYTIL